In the Sus scrofa isolate TJ Tabasco breed Duroc chromosome 6, Sscrofa11.1, whole genome shotgun sequence genome, one interval contains:
- the FBL gene encoding rRNA 2'-O-methyltransferase fibrillarin: MKPGFSPRGGGFGGRGGFGDRGGRGGGRGGFGGGRGGFGGGRGRGGGFRGRGRGGGGGGRGGGFQSGGSRGRGRGGKKGNQSGKNVMVEPHRHEGVFICRGKEDALVTKNLVPGESVYGEKRVSISEGDDKIEYRAWNPFRSKLAAAILGGVDQIHIKPGAKVLYLGAASGTTVSHVSDIVGPDGLVYAVEFSHRSGRDLINLAKKRTNIIPVIEDARHPHKYRMLIAMVDVIFADVAQPDQTRIVALNAHTFLRNGGHFVISIKANCIDSTASAEAVFASEVKKMQQENMKPQEQLTLEPYERDHAVVVGVYRPPPKVKN; encoded by the exons ATGAAACCAG GTTTCAGCCCCCGAGGGGGCGGCTTCGGTGGCCGAGGGGGCTTTGGTGACCGTGGCGGTCGAGGCGGAGGCCGAGGGGGCTTCGGCGGAGGCCGAGGAGGCTTCGGCGGAGGCCGAGGCCGGGGCGGGGGCTTTCGGGGCCGAggccgaggcggcggcggcggcggaagAG GTGGTGGGTTCCAGTCCGGGGGCAGCCGGGGTCGTGGtcggggaggaaaaaaaggaaaccagtcGGGGAAGAATGTGATGGTGGAGCCCCATCGGCATGAGG GCGTCTTCATCTGCCGGGGAAAGGAAGATGCCCTGGTCACCAAGAATCTGGTCCCTGGAGAATCTGTTTATGGAGAGAAGAGAGTTTCGATTTCG GAGGGAGATGACAAAATCGAGTACCGTGCCTGGAACCCCTTCCGTTCTAAGCTGGCGGCAGCGATCCTGGGCGGTGTAGACCAGATCCACATCAAGCCGGGGGCCAAGGTGCTCTACCTGGGGGCTGCCTCAGGCACCACCGTCTCCCACGTCTCTGACATCGTGGGCCCG gaCGGTCTGGTCTATGCAGTTGAGTTCTCCCACCGTTCCGGCCGTGACCTCATTAACCTGGCCAAGAAGAGGACCAACATCATTCCCGTCATCGAAGATGCTCGGCACCCGCACAAATACCGCATGCTCATCG CGATGGTGGATGTGATCTTTGCTGACGTGGCCCAGCCAGACCAGACTCGGATTGTAGCCCTGAATGCTCACACCTTCCTACGCAATGGAGGACACTTTGTGATCTCCATTAAG gccAACTGCATTGACTCCACAGCCTCTGCTGAGGCCGTGTTTGCCTCTGAAGTGAAAAAGATGCAGCAGGAGAACATGAAGCCCCAGGAGCAGCTGACCCTAGAGCCGTACGAAAGAGACCACGCTGTGGTCGTGGGTGTGTACAG ACCACCCCCCAAGGTGAAGAACTGA